One window of Nymphaea colorata isolate Beijing-Zhang1983 chromosome 11, ASM883128v2, whole genome shotgun sequence genomic DNA carries:
- the LOC116264083 gene encoding rust resistance kinase Lr10-like gives MSFVEHICRTPEFADKFFHCGFSFSPPSILGIKCNDTENLRKVFYGIDHPSHPDLPNGTFSLHWESVCDSGGNNLPACHCKNGSAIPSDPTSKPISNGGPTVSDRGKKTNHIRLAVIIVLGAAVGSFLLACLLFFITRSLWISSSRRSPALNGCLQLHTTTKVEKFVMDCRPLTATRYTYNDLMKMTSKFKHKIGQGGYGSVYKGWLTNGTPVAVKLMEKSYNDGEEFCNEVATIGRIHHVNVVRLLGFCVEGSRRALVYEFMANGSLEKFINTSTIADHHLSRERLHGIALGIARGIEYLHQGCDRRIIHFDIKPHNILLDLDFTPKISDFGLAKSYGRERSIVTITEGKGTIGYIAPEVFYDNSRHASHKADVYSFGMLLLSVVGMKENFGPTEGSSSEAYFPYWIHETLSKNHKCQGIGEGEDGMIPKMATIALWCIQWNPNARPCMKDIVRMLEGSTTNLTMPPNVE, from the exons ATGTCATTCGTGGAACATATTTGCCGAACTCCCGAATTTGCAGACAAATTCTTTCATTGTGGTTTCAGTTTCTCGCCTCCCTCAATCCTCGGCATCAAATGTAATGATACGGAAAATCTGAGGAAAGTTTTTTATGGAATTGATCATCCTAGTCATCCTGATCTGCCAAATGGAACATTTAGTCTTCACTGGGAGTCAGTGTGCGATTCTGGTGGCAACAACCTTCCTGCTTGTCACTGCAAAAACGGCTCTGCGATTCCGAGCGATCCAACAAGTAAACCGATTTCAAACGGTGGTCCGACCGTTTCTGACAGAG GTAAAAAGACGAACCACATCCGTTTGGCCGTCATAATAG TTTTGGGAGCAGCAGTCGGCAGCTTTCTGTTAGCATGTTTATTGTTCTTCATCACTCGATCCCTTTGGATTTCTAGTTCAAGAAGGTCTCCTGCACTAAATGGATGCTTGCAACTCCATACAACAACAAAAGTTGAGAAGTTCGTGATGGATTGCAGACCTCTCACAGCCACTAGATACACATACAATGACCTAATGAAAATGACAAGTAAGTTCAAGCATAAAATTGGACAGGGTGGGTATGGGAGTGTCTATAAAGGATGGTTGACCAATGGCACACCGGTGGCTGTAAAGCTTATGGAAAAATCGTATAATGATGGGGAAGAATTTTGTAATGAAGTAGCTACCATTGGGAGGATTCACCATGTCAATGTGGTTCGCCTTCTTGGCTTCTGTGTTGAAGGGTCTCGAAGAGCACTTGTCTACGAATTCATGGCAAATGGTTCACTTGAAAAGTTCATAAACACGAGCACAATTGCAGACCATCACTTGTCAAGGGAAAGGCTGCATGGTATAGCACTAGGTATTGCCAGGGGAATCGAATATCTACACCAAGGCTGTGATCGAAGAATCATCCACTTCGACATCAAGCCACATAACATTCTTTTAGACCTGGACTTCACGCCAAAGATTTCTGATTTTGGTCTAGCAAAATCATATGGTAGAGAGCGAAGCATTGTGACTATTACAGAAGGCAAAGGCACAATCGGTTACATTGCTCCTGAGGTATTTTATGACAATTCCAGGCACGCCTCCCATAAGGCAGATGTTTACAGCTTTGGGATGTTACTGCTTTCGGTTGTTGggatgaaagaaaattttggtcCGACAGAAGGTTCTTCTAGTGAAGCATATTTTCCTTATTGGATTCATGAGACTCTTTCTAAGAATCATAAGTGTCAAGGCATtggagaaggagaagatggAATGATTCCAAAGATGGCTACTATAGCCTTGTGGTGCATACAATGGAATCCAAATGCTAGGCCATGTATGAAAGATATTGTTAGGATGTTGGAAGGTAGCACAACAAACTTGACAATGCCTCCCAACGTAGAATGA